A region of Stegostoma tigrinum isolate sSteTig4 chromosome 5, sSteTig4.hap1, whole genome shotgun sequence DNA encodes the following proteins:
- the otud6b gene encoding deubiquitinase OTUD6B, with protein sequence MEEIETEEERLFKRHRKERKELQAKIQAMKNAVAKNDKKRRKQLVEEVAKFETELELRHEEELKQLTRSLDKSRMVESSTNGIANLELEIEDGKVFKQSRISKAQKRREKKAAQDREREERIAEAEIENLKGARHLENQKLAEILAKRQLQIRQIPSDGHCMYKAIEDQLEQQGSQLTLTDLRTQAAEYMRSHVADFLPFLTNCNTGDMYTPEEFEKYCDEVANTAAWGGQLELRALSRVLKMPVEVIQADSAPITVGEEYGKKPIILVYMRHAYGLGEHYNSVEQLIDIPTEDVC encoded by the exons ATGGAGGAAATAGAAACGGAGGAGGAGAGGCTGTTCAAAAGGCACCGTAAGGAGAGGAAAGAATTACAGG CGAAAATACAGGCAATGAAAAATGCTGTTGCTAAAAATGacaagaaaagaagaaaacagcTGGTAGAGGAAGTTGCAAAATTTGAGACTGAATTGGAACTGAGGCACGAGGAGGAACTTAAACAGCTTACCCGGTCACTTGATAAGTCTCGTATG GTTGAATCATCTACCAATGGAATTGCAAATTTAGAGTTGGAGATTGAAGATGGTAAAGTGTTTAAGCAATCGCGGATTTCCAAGGCACAAAAGAGAAGG GAGAAGAAAGCTGCTCAGGACAGAGAACGAGAAGAGAGAATAGCTGAAGCTGAAATTGAAAATTTGAAAGGAGCCAGACACCTGGAAAATCAGAAACTTGCTGAAATCCTTGCTAAAAGGCAGTTACAGATCAGGCAGATCCCATCTGATGGTCACTGCATGTATAAAGCAATTGAAGATCAACTTGAACAACAGGGCAGCCAGTTGACCCTCACAGATCTAAGGACACAGGCAGCTGAATACATGAGAAGCCACGTGGctgatttcctgccttttctgacTAACTGTAACACAGGAGACATGTATACACCTG AGGAATTTGAAAAATACTGTGATGAGGTAGCCAACACAGCAGCCTGGGGTGGACAACTTGAG TTGAGGGCTTTGTCTCGCGTTCTGAAaatgccagtggaggtgataCAGGCAGACTCTGCTCCAATCACTGTAGGTGAAGAGTATGGAAAGAAACCAATAATTCTAGT GTACATGAGGCATGCATATGGTTTAGGAGAACATTATAACTCTGTAGAACAATTAATTGACATACCTACAGAAGATGTGTGCTAA